In one Candidatus Syntrophosphaera sp. genomic region, the following are encoded:
- the hutH gene encoding histidine ammonia-lyase, whose product MPSIHLDGNSLSLEQVEQIAVRGDQIALSDECVARVEKCRAYVDKVIARGDIVYGLTTGFGKFSTVTVPPEHIAELQLNLIRSHATSVGPAYDKAQTRAIMLLRINVLAKGHSGIRLITLQSLVEMLNKGLHPVIPMRGSVGASGDLSPLSHLALPLIGEGEAEYGGEILSGAEAMRRAGIPPVKLAAKEGLALNNGTQVMAALGILKLLEAERLCRQADIIAAASIDALKGTPRAFDSLIHALRPHPGQLSSAANLRLLLENSPLRESHRDCGNVQDAYSLRCTPQVHGAVRDALAYVRGVLEVEANSATDNPLIFPAEDKVISGGNFHGEPLALALDMLAIAISELASISERRMEQMLNPALNRGLTPFLAKRPGIDSGYMIVQLTAASLVSENKVLAHPASVDSIPTSANQEDHVSMGSVAANKLLQVVENVNNVLAIELLIAAQALDQRGLASSPAIEAAKALLRERVPTLAEDRAAYPDINSASALLRSGALLEAAGRLGIDLY is encoded by the coding sequence ATGCCGAGCATACATTTGGATGGAAACAGCCTCAGCCTGGAGCAGGTGGAGCAAATCGCCGTGCGGGGCGACCAGATAGCACTCAGCGATGAATGCGTCGCCAGGGTGGAAAAATGCCGCGCCTATGTGGACAAGGTGATCGCACGCGGGGATATCGTCTATGGGCTCACCACCGGTTTCGGGAAATTCAGCACGGTAACCGTCCCGCCGGAGCACATCGCCGAACTGCAATTGAACCTGATCCGCAGCCATGCCACCAGCGTCGGCCCCGCCTATGACAAGGCCCAAACGCGGGCGATCATGCTGCTCAGGATAAACGTTTTGGCCAAGGGCCATTCCGGCATCCGGCTCATAACCCTGCAATCTCTGGTGGAGATGCTCAACAAGGGCCTCCATCCCGTGATTCCGATGCGCGGCTCGGTTGGCGCCAGCGGCGACCTTTCCCCGCTTTCCCATCTTGCTTTGCCCCTCATCGGCGAAGGCGAGGCCGAATATGGAGGCGAGATACTTTCCGGCGCGGAAGCCATGCGCAGAGCGGGGATACCGCCGGTGAAACTGGCAGCGAAGGAAGGCCTGGCGCTGAATAACGGCACGCAGGTGATGGCGGCTTTGGGCATCCTGAAACTTCTGGAGGCCGAAAGGCTTTGCCGCCAGGCGGACATCATCGCCGCCGCTTCCATCGACGCGCTCAAGGGCACGCCCCGCGCCTTCGACTCTCTGATCCACGCCCTCCGGCCCCATCCCGGCCAGCTTTCCTCAGCCGCCAATCTGCGCCTCCTTTTGGAGAACAGCCCCCTGCGCGAGTCCCACCGTGATTGCGGCAACGTGCAGGACGCTTACAGCCTGCGCTGCACGCCCCAGGTCCATGGAGCTGTGCGTGACGCTCTGGCCTACGTTCGCGGGGTGCTGGAAGTGGAGGCCAATTCCGCCACTGACAACCCCCTCATCTTTCCCGCTGAAGATAAGGTCATCTCCGGCGGTAATTTCCACGGCGAGCCTCTGGCCCTGGCTTTGGACATGCTTGCCATCGCGATCTCGGAATTGGCCTCCATCTCCGAACGCCGCATGGAGCAAATGCTCAATCCGGCCCTCAACCGCGGTTTGACCCCATTTTTGGCCAAGCGTCCGGGCATCGATTCCGGCTACATGATCGTGCAGCTCACCGCCGCCTCGCTGGTCTCCGAAAACAAGGTTTTGGCCCATCCAGCCAGCGTTGACAGCATTCCCACCTCCGCCAACCAGGAGGACCACGTCAGCATGGGCTCTGTTGCGGCGAACAAGCTGCTTCAGGTGGTGGAAAACGTAAACAACGTCCTGGCCATCGAACTGCTGATCGCAGCCCAAGCCCTGGACCAGAGGGGATTGGCGTCCTCACCCGCCATCGAAGCCGCAAAAGCCCTGCTGCGGGAAAGGGTGCCCACCCTCGCTGAAGACCGGGCCGCCTATCCGGACATCAATTCCGCCTCCGCCCTGCTCAGATCCGGCGCCTTGCTGGAAGCCGCGGGCAGGCTGGGGATAGATTTGTATTGA